The following nucleotide sequence is from Salvia splendens isolate huo1 chromosome 2, SspV2, whole genome shotgun sequence.
CTTATATAGACTCTAAAGACTTTGATTgctttaagagcatccgcaatgggcggacgatggcacgcccgatggcgcgcatcgtccgcgccatccatcgtccgcacccattgcgggtgcgcgccatagggcgcggacgatagtcgcgccctatacttcggtcgcggaggatagcgcggacgatggccatcgtccgccccattgcggctgtcgcggacgatggccatcgtccgccccattgtggaggtcgcggacgatcgaccgcggacgatggcacgcggtttcgtttttttataaataccgttcatttgtaacatttcatttcacgcgatttcattttcgaaacttacatttatataattactacgaaatggattcaagccccaatattcctacgtttagcgcaggggcgcattggccgggtacagaacccgacgattatcgttcgttcgacaccaacacccattacgatcccgatttcagtacggaatcgtatgggttgtctgacatggagccgtctccgcaccgcccaaccgcagcggccgatcccaaccccgccgcgaccgcttccgccccagccagaaagaaacggaaccggcagcgggctcagaagttgccgcctcccggtgattgcgatgagtacgcccccggccgtacgaactacaacgacgacgaaactctcactttggcccagtgttgggtagatatatcggaagatccgatattcgcaaACAACCAGCGAtagatcgcgtactgggaacgcatcgcggacctctacaattcagtcaagccgccgaccgcgtacaagcgcaagcgtgagcaactccgcaagcactgggatcaagtcaagaagcaagtaaacttgtacgcggcggagttcgagaagttcacgcggtcacaggtgagcggcgagagcgcgagcgacgtgcgcactaaagcgatgttgtcgtaccggtcgatgttcggcgatttcaagcacgaggccatctgggcgctcttgagggagaagcagaagttccaaggtggaattctgcacactggtgcgccgaagaggacgaaggtcaccgaagttggtgactacatgagcagcggcagcggcagtcACCCgattgacctcaaccggacgtacgtggatgaagggagttctggcacaccggtgtcctcccggcgtcaaggctgcgaaggccaaagggaaggcgaccgcgacctcatcgtcgaccgctgcaacccaagctccggtcccggtagagctcccgacccagacggccaccgcgtttgagtcgttagcaacagcgtcgatggcaaggacgatgttgcagatgcacagggccctcaagaagtgtaccgaccccgacgaagccgaatatctccgagcgttactcgatgagctgcgtcggaagttgggaattggtccgtcttagttttttttttttattagttcaatgatgtaactttttttttattaaaacttcgccgtttgttatttagaccgttttttatttagtcgttacttgttatttgaaaacagttaaattaattaaacaaaacaataaaatgatgatgtggcgcgccatagggcgcaccttagggcgccccactgcaggtggggaggtaggaggataaaactgctgacgtggcgcgccatagggcgcgccttagggtgccccactgctaatgctctaaaaacaaagaaatcaaACCAATTATTATGGTACGGACAAAACAAGAGAACTCATCCAAAAAGATTAGTTTGTTAggagagagctcatttagtctatatattTCACATCggtctcacaaccgatgtgagAATTGAGTctgtaacattcgaccctcctttaaaggccaacgtcctcgttggtcacgacCACGTTGGTCACGACTGGTTCTTTGTCAGACCACCACTCCgtaggccaccactccgagttctcgttggtcacggccacgttggtcacgacGGATTCTTtacccggccaccactccgtgggtcaccaATCCGAGTAGGCCCCAAACGTACTTGTTGGTCACGGCAagttcgttgcccggccaccattCTGAGCCGTTTGGgttctcaatgaaagcaccaattgatacaaACCAAACATGAGAACTCATTCCAAAAGACTAGTATGTTAGAAAAGAGTGTTCATTTattctatataccccacatcaatTGTTCTCACAATaaatgtgggaattgagtccgtaacatatTATGATTTCGGCTTACTTGTGTACTAGGCTTATCCGATAATTCCCAATTTAATGATttcaatataaattaatatccGATATTTTGGTTTCCGTCTATTTTATTGAAAGCGGCCTGCTTCAATAATTGCACCCATTGATTAGTGTGGCCGGAAAACTGCGATacgcttagagcatccactatagggaaAATGGGGCGGACGCCCCGGAGGGGGCGATGAcggggcggtctatagtggcAGGGACGTCCGCCCAGGGGCGGACGAATCAAAGTGGGGCGGAAGTGGGGCGGCGGTCGGTGCGCCTTAGCCccctcaaattttattttttttatttttttgaaatttatcctacaaataccactcctccaccatccattttcacacactctcccttcattcactatctacactctcactctctaaaaatgcacggtggagacgacgaatcacccggctcGCACGAATCGAGATATGGCAGCAATCTTTCCCAGcagtcgggatatggcggctatccttctcagccgtcgggatatggcggctctcCGTCCCAGCCATGGAGctggaatcaatctcccccgccgtgggcatcgagtccaactcctccaccatctcagccgtggaggtcttCGAGTCCAACGCCCCAACCTTTGCCGAGGAATCTGAGCCActcggcgtttggagattacagacccaacctcgacgccCTTCACCATCCGCGTccggagacccctttccaatccagcaGCTCTCCTTTCACTCCGGCAGATCAAGACAGACTGGATACGATGTTCAATCTGCTTAATTCTGGCGTACCGGATACGCCCGTTGCGACGAGAGGCGGGGGGTCcgatggcggcggtggtggcggcggctgTCGCGATGGCGGTGGCGGATCGGGCAATGTCAGCGGAGCCGGCGGATCGGGCAGCGGCATCTGGTCCGCGACTGGCGGAGCTTCCAGCGACTCAGTTCCAGCCGGACGGCAAAAGGCCACGCACTACACCAAAGAGGAATCCGTTGCTGTAgcgagggcgtgggatgccgCCACATCCGACCCCaaagtgggcaccgatcagaacgaggtgagcttttggaagcgcgtcGTAGCGGCgtacaacgagttcaaacctcgCGGTGCCAAATCGCGTGACGCAGAACAGCTCTGCAagaagtggtctaggattctgccgCCCACCCGGTGGTTCGCgggcatataccagaacaaACTGCTCCATGcggagagtggccgaagcgaggCTGACGTGAAAACACTTTCGATGAGCCAATACAACACGTCGGGCCATCCCaagttcacaatgtgggaggagtatctagtTCTCGAGGACTGcccgaaattcaaggccatctgtgcGCAAGAGCATGCTCTGGCGCCGAAGCGGACAAGACACAATAttgccggggactacagcagcggcagcggctcgcAATCGTTCGACCTGAACGAAGAGCAAGCCGAAGAGCCCtccgctacacactctaggcgcgCCCGCCCTTCGGGACAACATACCTCTATCCGACGCGCTAGAGAAGCTGGCGGTTCCTCCCACCGATCGTCGGCAGCGTCTGGATCACGCGCCTCGCAGCCCGCGCGTATACCGCCGTCAAGAGCAAGCGAGGTCTTGAGGGATAACGTATATGTGCACCTGACGCACGAATTGCATGAAGTCTGCAGCAAATACTAGGCCGCAACCGACCCGTACCTCAAGAATATATACTCTGACCTCATAGGTCGGCTCCAGCGCTGTCTGCGCTTGGCTGATGAAGGTCCTGGGGCAGCGGCGGCCGGAGacggagaagaggaggaggaatcggactccgccaccgattagacggtggcggcgtttttatttgtatttttttggacgttcgttgtataattttacctttgCCAATACATTGAATATTCGGTCCCAATTACttctttttataattatttcaattcagctgatttaaaaacgaaatgaaaaaattaaaatgaaaattggttataaaatttcggggctattggaagtgtccgcctataatggcggaaacaaaaaattgaggttgtggacaaa
It contains:
- the LOC121778873 gene encoding glycine, alanine and asparagine-rich protein-like, with the translated sequence MFNLLNSGVPDTPVATRGGGSDGGGGGGGCRDGGGGSGNVSGAGGSGSGIWSATGGASSDSVPAGRQKATHYTKEESVAVARAWDAATSDPKVGTDQNEVSFWKRVVAAYNEFKPRGAKSRDAEQLCKKWSRILPPTRWFAGIYQNKLLHAESGRSEADVKTLSMSQYNTSGHPKFTMWEEYLVLEDCPKFKAICAQEHALAPKRTRHNIAGDYSSGSGSQSFDLNEEQAEEPSATHSRRARPSGQHTSIRRAREAGGSSHRSSAASGSRASQPARIPPSRASEVLRDNVYVHLTHELHEVCSKY